In Hyperolius riggenbachi isolate aHypRig1 chromosome 10, aHypRig1.pri, whole genome shotgun sequence, a genomic segment contains:
- the LOC137534554 gene encoding zinc finger protein 436-like yields the protein MENRFLRSSFSWSSQLGPEPSLRMEKDQSHMTDQIIKLTLKILYLLTGEIYTPETKSSDHVATKGGTKNTTMEPSSLTPERNSEKILEVINKMIELLTGQVPLRCQDVTVYFSMEEWQYLEGHKDLYKEVMMEDQPPHTSFDGSSNSKPPERCAGLLYSQDSSQEHIVITDDTPEASEESYQKKLPEGENVDIWTVDDDPEVEETPVYVGSSKQRKAEEDPSYISTDESGVPDTPERSLGPLYPQEYGLNDPSYRRRKEEENLNIVVIDVEEDEEADVPGKEAEIPAEISTDLGHRVHMSSNHRFAQFESNYQLKHDNYYQNFHTNFNSNLHLYSPPLNVNSYGKYLRDVDPGANVVSSAAVKQHICNECGKCFAYNSDLLVHKRLHRGKVPFVCSICGKCFSSNSYLMVHLRLHAGEKPFGCNECGKSFKSNSHLVTHLRIHRGEKPFICAECGKSFNDKSNFGRHKRIHTGEKPYTCNQCGRGFNRRANLLIHERTHTGEKPYCCSECGKRYTSKAELVRHKVFHAGGKQFSCMECPEKFTDKSTFAIHQMSHRGEKPYACAHCGKCFANNSQLVTHERIHKGEKPFECQDCGRSFNDKSNFIRHKRIHTGEKPYACYECGKVFNRKANLLLHHRTHTGEKPFCCPQCGKTFGSHSGLVVHQRIHMG from the exons GTCATCTTTCAGCTGGTCTTCACAGCTGGGACCTGAGCCCAGTCTCAGGATGGAGAAGGACCAGAGCCACATGACTGATCAAATCATTAAGCTCACCCTGAAGATcctctatctgctgactggagag atttaTACACCTGAAACAAAGTCCAGTGATCATGTGGCAACTAAGGGAGGGACCAAGAACACAACAATGGAGCCCTCTTCCCTGACACCCGAGAGAAACAGCGAAAAGATTTTAGAAGTCATCAACAagatgattgagctgctgacaggacag GTTCCTCTAAGGTGTCAGGATGTTACTGTCTATTTCTCTATGGAGGAATGGCAGTATTTAGAAGGACACAAGGATCTCTACAAGGAAGTCATGATGGAggatcagccgccccacacatcaTTTG atggatccagtaactcCAAGCCTCCAGAGAGATGTGcaggtcttctttattcccaggattcctCACAGGAGCACATTGTTATCACTGATGATACACCTGAAGCGAGTGAAGAATCCTATCAGAAGAAACTCCCAGAG GGGGAGAATGTGGATATTTGGACAGTAGATGATGATCCAGAAGTTGAGGAGACACCTGTTTATGTAGGAAGCAGTAAGCAGAGGAAAGCAGAGGAAGATCCCAGCTACATAAGCACCG ATGAATCCGGTGTTCCGGATACCCCAGAGAGAAGTCTTGGCCCCCTTTATCCTCAGGAGTATGGGCTGAACGACCCATCCTACAGGAGACGCAAGGAG GAGGAGAATTTGAACATTGTAGTGATTGATGTGGAGGAGGATGAAGAGGCAGATGTGCCGGGTAAGGAGGCGGAAATccctgcagagatcagcacaG ATCTTGGACATCGAGTTCACATGTCATCGAACCACCGCTTTGCTCAGTTTGAATCCAATTATCAACTCAAACATGATAATTACTACCAGAACTTTCACACCAATTTCAACTCTAACCTCCACCTGTACTCCCCTCCCTTAAATGTGAACTCCTACGGAAAATACCTCCGAGACGTGGACCCCGGTGCCAACGTGGTGTCCAGTGCCGCGGTCAAGCAGCATATCTGCAACGAATGTGGAAAGTGCTTTGCCTACAACAGTGACTTGCTTGTCCACAAGCGTCTGCATCGCGGCAAAGTCCCCTTCGTCTGTTCCATCTGTGGCAAGTGTTTCAGCAGCAACTCCTACCTCATGGTCCATCTGAGGCTCCACGCTGGTGAGAAGCCATTCGGCTGCAACGAGTGTGGGAAGAGCTTCAAGAGCAACTCCCACCTGGTGACACACCTGCGCATCCACCGCGGCGAGAAACCCTTCATCTGTGCAGAGTGTGGCAAGAGCTTCAACGACAAGTCCAACTTTGGCCGCCACAAGCGTATCCACACTGGGGAGAAACCATACACCTGCAACCAGTGTGGCCGCGGCTTTAACCGCCGGGCCAACCTCCTGATCCACGAACGCACCCACACAGGGGAGAAACCGTACTGCTGCAGTGAATGCGGCAAACGCTACACCAGCAAGGCGGAACTTGTCCGCCACAAAGTCTTCCACGCTGGCGGGAAGCAGTTCTCTTGCATGGAGTGTCCGGAGAAATTCACAGACAAGTCCACGTTCGCCATTCACCAGATGAGCCACCGGGGCGAGAAGCCGTATGCCTGTGCCcactgtgggaaatgttttgccaaCAACTCCCAGCTGGTGACACATGAACGCATTCACAAAGGGGAAAAGCCCTTTGAGTGTCAGGATTGCGGGAGGAGCTTCAACGACAAGTCCAACTTCATCCGCCATAAGAGGATCCACACAGGGGAGAAGCCTTATGCCTGTTATGAGTGCGGAAAAGTCTTCAACCGCAAGGCCAATCTCTTGCTGCACCACCGGACTCATACGGGGGAGAAACCATTTTGTTGCCCGCAGTGCGGGAAGACTTTTGGCAGTCATTCAGGCCTGGTTGTCCATCAGAGGATTCATATGGGATAA